A single window of Leptolyngbya ohadii IS1 DNA harbors:
- a CDS encoding caspase family protein: protein MSEQTPATYALLIGINYYIPNRLYRSLNGAVGDVELVEDYLKNTVHPKRIWKLTSSNPDISDIRSAQEPTALPTYDNIIKAFNEITEIAQQNDLVYIHYSGHGGRAITTYQEIKGEGQYDEAIVPMDIGNEENRYIRDVEMTTLLKRMTDKGLIVTFVLDSCHSGGATRGDVDIRSSEEDDSQPRSAVGANILGESREKLIETWMKVVESPQDKNAVVLAACRPTEFAYEAPFEGKKHGALTYWMLDTLKSGGSALTFKSLYDRISAKIQSRFRDQLPMLQGQDTRFIFGSAQAAVQYAVTVGKVDRDQQTVTVNAGIAQGLQSGTRLAIYPLNTIDFADKQKRVAIVEVTEDDIQASSAVAKILPAEESGVELHGEVEVGAPAIVLSAPPDLVRRVRLIADKKLGDKDNELPTQALVDQQEKAIAAVQQALKENGWVVEVKEGEHYQVAVGRNGEYEISTGMPLNSLKAPKIDQPNAVKEVVERLVHLAKYQAVQELDNSSSELKDALEFELCDINKKPLPNSGNHSALGNNERVFLRVKNISKQSLNIAVLDLAPDWSISQFPVQGQEGQFFQLVSDAEIFIGKIRLVFPEGEGETYQQGVPETFKLFATRGPADFRWLRLPPIDQSLQSDERSATRGIDSPLAKLLEAVGGDPDAEPSMTRAVLEPDPSAEFVTKQIHIMVKP, encoded by the coding sequence ATGTCTGAGCAAACACCCGCAACCTACGCCTTATTAATTGGTATTAACTACTATATTCCTAATCGGTTATACAGGAGCCTTAACGGTGCCGTTGGAGATGTTGAGCTAGTAGAAGACTACCTGAAAAACACCGTCCATCCTAAGCGCATCTGGAAACTCACTTCTTCCAATCCTGACATTTCTGATATCAGGTCTGCACAGGAACCAACCGCCTTACCGACCTACGACAACATTATCAAAGCCTTTAACGAAATCACCGAAATTGCCCAGCAAAATGATCTGGTTTACATTCATTACTCCGGTCACGGGGGACGGGCTATCACAACTTACCAGGAGATTAAGGGCGAGGGGCAATATGACGAAGCGATCGTGCCAATGGATATTGGGAATGAGGAAAACCGCTATATTCGCGATGTAGAAATGACTACGCTGCTCAAGCGAATGACGGACAAGGGATTGATTGTCACATTCGTACTCGATAGCTGCCATTCTGGAGGCGCAACGCGCGGGGATGTAGACATTCGCAGTAGCGAGGAGGATGATAGCCAACCGCGATCGGCTGTCGGTGCCAATATTTTGGGTGAGTCGCGAGAAAAACTCATCGAAACCTGGATGAAGGTCGTGGAATCCCCTCAGGACAAAAATGCCGTTGTGCTGGCAGCCTGTCGTCCCACGGAGTTTGCCTATGAAGCCCCCTTCGAGGGTAAAAAGCATGGTGCGCTCACCTACTGGATGCTGGATACGCTGAAAAGCGGTGGTTCCGCCCTAACGTTTAAATCCCTATACGATCGCATCAGCGCTAAGATTCAAAGTCGGTTTCGCGATCAGCTTCCCATGTTGCAGGGACAGGATACCCGCTTCATCTTTGGGAGTGCCCAAGCCGCTGTTCAGTATGCCGTTACGGTGGGCAAGGTAGACAGAGATCAGCAAACGGTAACGGTCAATGCAGGAATAGCTCAGGGGTTGCAGAGCGGCACTCGTCTCGCAATTTACCCGCTGAACACCATTGACTTTGCAGACAAGCAGAAACGGGTCGCGATCGTTGAAGTGACCGAAGATGATATTCAAGCATCCAGCGCCGTCGCAAAAATTCTCCCTGCCGAGGAATCGGGGGTTGAACTCCACGGAGAAGTTGAGGTTGGGGCACCGGCGATCGTTCTCTCTGCACCACCGGATTTAGTTCGGCGCGTGCGCTTGATCGCAGATAAGAAACTGGGTGACAAGGACAATGAATTGCCAACTCAGGCGTTAGTTGACCAGCAGGAGAAAGCGATCGCTGCCGTTCAGCAGGCGTTAAAGGAGAATGGCTGGGTAGTCGAAGTGAAGGAGGGGGAACATTACCAGGTCGCCGTAGGACGGAACGGGGAATATGAAATCAGTACAGGAATGCCGCTCAACAGTCTGAAAGCGCCCAAAATCGATCAGCCAAATGCTGTAAAAGAAGTGGTTGAGCGCTTAGTTCATCTGGCAAAGTATCAGGCAGTTCAGGAACTTGACAATTCCAGCTCAGAGTTAAAGGATGCGCTTGAGTTTGAATTGTGTGATATTAACAAAAAGCCGCTCCCCAATAGCGGAAATCATTCGGCTCTCGGCAATAACGAACGAGTTTTCCTGCGGGTCAAAAATATCTCAAAGCAGTCCCTCAATATTGCAGTTTTAGATTTGGCTCCCGACTGGAGCATTTCCCAATTTCCCGTTCAAGGGCAGGAAGGTCAATTTTTCCAGTTAGTCAGCGATGCTGAGATTTTTATCGGAAAAATCCGTCTTGTTTTTCCTGAGGGCGAGGGGGAAACCTATCAGCAGGGGGTACCCGAAACATTCAAGCTGTTTGCGACGCGCGGACCTGCGGATTTTCGCTGGCTGAGACTGCCTCCGATCGATCAATCGCTGCAAAGTGATGAGAGGAGTGCAACAAGGGGAATCGACAGTCCGCTTGCCAAACTGCTAGAAGCGGTGGGTGGAGACCCAGATGCCGAACCGTCCATGACACGAGCTGTTCTGGAACCCGACCCTAGCGCAGAGTTTGTCACCAAGCAAATCCACATTATGGTGAAGCCGTAG
- a CDS encoding caspase family protein, with translation MESRANLSANLYALLIGIDYYKPNQLYKSLKGCVRDINLVDTYIRQTLQVSPDQIYRLTSPNLEDSASKRGAAQEPDRLSTKDILPTYENIVRAFQQITDRAKPGEQVYIHYSGHGGRARTVYPNLKGNNQLDEGLVPMDIGDTPEGRYLRDVEMTTLLRRMTDKGLIVTLVLDSCHSGGATRGDLEIRSGADLDTLERTDESLVASREELERNWSEVTGNSSIRVAGLPETREYVLIAACRPTEYAYEYAVNGQERNGALTYWMMDTLKTLSGRLNYKTLHSRISAKVQSKFAQQVPMLLGESDRAVFEAEMLPTQHAVTVMKVDANQQTLQLNAGQAQGLTSRTLFAIYPLNTTDFTNKEAQIAIAEITEVEATSSFARILAETEGGIGIKGKVEQGAPATMLSAPTDLVRRVRLFDQKTLGDAEHELPTQALVEQQTEALNKVRQSLAGCGWVVEVQEGEESHFQVAIDRDGNYEICAGMPISNLRPALTIQDSRAAEGVVNRLVHLAKYQSIQELDNPESELRDAIEFELLNKSLQAFSDPANPCLEPGTLVIMRIKNNSSTPLNIAVLDLEPTWEISQIPLRGIEAPFYQIAPDEEVSARLRFAIPDGESYKQVRETLKLFATRGPADFRWLTLPSLDNELTRVKTRGTGSSATPLGKLLEEIGEDADVPPPLTRAIYEPDASAEWLTKQIQISIRAH, from the coding sequence ATGGAAAGCCGCGCTAATCTATCGGCAAACCTGTATGCCCTTCTAATTGGCATTGATTATTACAAGCCAAATCAGCTATACAAAAGTCTTAAAGGATGTGTGCGCGATATTAATCTGGTAGATACCTATATTAGACAAACGCTTCAGGTTTCACCCGATCAAATTTATCGATTAACTTCGCCTAATTTAGAGGATTCGGCGTCAAAGCGTGGGGCAGCACAGGAACCCGATCGCTTGTCCACCAAAGACATTTTGCCAACCTACGAAAATATCGTTAGAGCATTCCAGCAAATTACCGACAGGGCAAAACCCGGAGAACAGGTTTATATCCACTACTCCGGTCATGGGGGACGGGCAAGAACCGTTTATCCTAACCTGAAGGGAAACAACCAGTTGGATGAAGGACTGGTGCCAATGGATATTGGAGATACTCCGGAAGGACGTTATCTGCGGGATGTGGAGATGACCACGCTGCTCAGGCGGATGACGGATAAGGGATTGATTGTCACGCTCGTTTTGGATAGCTGCCATTCCGGTGGCGCAACCCGTGGAGACTTGGAAATTCGCAGCGGTGCCGACCTGGATACTCTGGAACGGACGGATGAGAGCCTGGTTGCAAGTCGGGAAGAACTGGAACGCAACTGGTCGGAAGTGACGGGCAACAGCAGTATCCGAGTTGCAGGACTGCCCGAAACCCGTGAATATGTATTAATCGCAGCCTGCCGTCCTACAGAATATGCCTATGAGTATGCAGTCAACGGACAGGAACGAAACGGGGCACTGACCTACTGGATGATGGATACGCTCAAGACGCTGTCTGGACGGTTGAACTATAAAACGCTACACAGCCGCATCAGCGCCAAAGTACAGAGCAAGTTTGCACAGCAGGTTCCCATGCTTCTGGGGGAGAGCGATCGCGCCGTTTTTGAAGCAGAAATGCTGCCTACCCAACATGCGGTGACTGTTATGAAAGTAGATGCGAATCAGCAGACCCTTCAGCTAAACGCAGGACAGGCACAGGGACTAACCAGCAGAACGCTGTTTGCAATCTATCCCCTCAACACAACCGACTTTACCAATAAAGAAGCACAAATTGCGATCGCCGAAATTACAGAAGTTGAAGCGACCAGTTCCTTCGCCCGAATTTTAGCTGAAACAGAAGGCGGCATTGGCATCAAAGGCAAAGTTGAGCAGGGCGCGCCTGCCACGATGCTTTCTGCCCCAACCGATCTGGTACGTCGGGTGCGGTTATTCGATCAAAAAACCCTGGGCGATGCGGAGCATGAGTTACCCACTCAAGCACTGGTTGAGCAGCAAACGGAAGCACTGAATAAGGTGCGGCAATCCCTGGCAGGATGCGGCTGGGTGGTTGAAGTACAGGAGGGCGAGGAGTCGCACTTTCAAGTGGCGATCGATCGGGACGGCAACTATGAGATCTGTGCGGGAATGCCGATTTCTAACCTCAGACCTGCCCTGACAATTCAGGATTCCAGAGCGGCAGAGGGAGTCGTCAATCGTTTAGTTCACCTGGCAAAATATCAGTCGATTCAAGAGCTGGACAATCCAGAGTCAGAATTAAGAGATGCGATCGAGTTTGAATTGCTGAATAAGAGCTTACAGGCTTTTTCTGATCCCGCAAACCCCTGTCTGGAGCCGGGAACCTTGGTGATCATGCGAATCAAAAATAACTCCTCCACTCCCTTAAACATCGCTGTTCTCGACCTGGAACCCACCTGGGAGATTTCTCAGATTCCACTGCGGGGCATTGAGGCACCATTCTACCAGATCGCACCCGACGAAGAAGTATCGGCAAGGCTGCGCTTTGCAATTCCTGATGGGGAGAGCTACAAACAGGTTAGAGAAACGCTGAAGCTATTTGCGACACGCGGACCGGCGGATTTTCGCTGGCTGACCTTACCCTCACTGGACAATGAACTAACAAGGGTAAAAACCAGAGGCACAGGAAGCAGCGCCACCCCGCTCGGAAAGCTGCTGGAGGAAATTGGGGAAGATGCCGATGTGCCGCCCCCCCTTACACGAGCCATTTACGAGCCGGATGCCAGTGCCGAATGGTTAACAAAACAGATTCAAATTAGTATTCGTGCCCATTGA
- a CDS encoding glycoside hydrolase family protein codes for MVRSLELFPDGRLYELEGDYAVKVTETQGQVDAIIEALRFSTAQTLTVAPPGKEPPDVITPKGTRRINDEGFKLLTTFEGCELEAYDDGGGVWTIGYGHTKGVFKGMRITQAQAEQLLHEDLERFESYVEDAVQSEINEDQFSSLVCFCFNVGPGSDGFGGSTLLKKLNAGDHGSATHEFPRWNKVNGEPWLGLTRRRLAEQALFLSQPWKPFLTYEGDGTTGRTVGTRTLKLTSPIMQGEDVRRVQEALIKAGLSVGADGADGFFGKATETAVRQFQQKKGLTVDGSVGNQTRQALGL; via the coding sequence ATGGTACGCTCGCTTGAACTTTTTCCAGATGGTCGCTTATACGAACTCGAAGGAGACTACGCGGTTAAAGTCACAGAAACCCAGGGACAAGTCGATGCCATTATTGAGGCACTCCGGTTTAGCACTGCCCAAACCCTGACCGTTGCTCCTCCTGGAAAAGAACCTCCAGATGTCATTACGCCGAAGGGGACGCGCCGCATCAACGATGAAGGATTTAAGCTCCTGACCACCTTTGAAGGCTGCGAACTAGAAGCCTACGATGACGGAGGTGGGGTCTGGACGATCGGTTATGGGCATACCAAAGGGGTGTTCAAAGGCATGAGGATTACCCAGGCACAGGCAGAACAGCTGCTCCACGAAGACCTGGAACGGTTTGAATCCTACGTCGAAGATGCCGTGCAGTCCGAAATCAACGAAGACCAATTCTCTTCTTTGGTTTGCTTCTGTTTTAATGTGGGACCCGGAAGCGATGGCTTTGGGGGTTCGACCTTGCTGAAAAAGCTTAACGCCGGGGATCATGGGAGCGCAACCCATGAGTTTCCTCGCTGGAATAAGGTAAATGGCGAACCCTGGCTTGGACTGACGCGCAGGCGACTGGCAGAACAAGCACTCTTCCTCAGTCAACCCTGGAAGCCTTTCCTCACCTATGAAGGAGATGGCACAACAGGTCGGACTGTCGGGACTCGGACATTAAAACTAACCAGCCCAATCATGCAGGGTGAAGATGTGCGTCGCGTGCAAGAAGCACTCATTAAAGCAGGATTGAGTGTTGGAGCGGACGGTGCAGATGGCTTCTTTGGAAAAGCGACCGAGACTGCCGTTCGACAGTTTCAGCAAAAGAAAGGGCTGACGGTGGATGGATCGGTGGGAAATCAAACCCGGCAAGCGTTAGGACTGTAA
- a CDS encoding HEAT repeat domain-containing protein, whose amino-acid sequence MQKKILVLVSNPEGTTSLNLPLELKKLQEAVERSKQRDYFTVVIKFAATKTDLRRHILDERPQIIHFCGHASQQGLWLDNLGGKVELASNEFLTNLLRPFADRIECVVLNACDSEHLANDLGQHLNYAIGMNREVRDDAAIEFAEAFYDALGAGETYELAFELGSNAMRDIAAFRRSDTRKAEVDQQGQPVAAQNLEHLIPVIKVNPNPRHIKSLWLSPEVERDAVRELLKAIESGFNTIRLFHTREEVVLADQYIPVQVTLERRYQHSVETIGGYAESEAELRRIYAMKGMGEEEIKRQQVDWQEARKQESRIVVLADPGMGKSTLLRREVGITIQQAYQSLEQDRPLDETIVPFLIRLSTLADEIDVMTIEEAILKVMQERHSNLLKHHEKPEVMTFLNGFLKRQLLGGKGLLLLDALDEVPNEKRLKLLEKLNLFANDYPNCPIVGTSRIVGYGGRLVDGAKDMEIVPFSQRETEEYIRKWFKNAQDTIQDKQAKAQGLIQALRERPQLAGLAQNPLLLSLICSLFQHDHLTFPARRSQIYEEAVTYMLQGWHGDNRRQRPQDGQVLGKIKLLEKLAYQLSCKESQVFSASELRQEIEDYLRPRNPTNLDERVNQLINELSEQDGILQKLNPSERNPRRHQYIFLHRTFQEYFTASYLNQEIESDRLTGIQLVKQYFWNYDWHESLILIAGLMEKPMLLIEAIATQKDDIFKTQLLLAGQCLAECGELSNARVDEIIDQIYEFWLAYPDAEFIRSVLIAVGQVYEEVVEKLSQALNHKERNVRLEAVKALRRVGTNKALDALMLTLENRDSYIRNGVLDALEKNGTSKAIGLLISLLKDENSYVRGMAAEKLGQIRDNRAVEPLISVLNDEDGYVRRTALAALGKIGNDNATELLISALKDQDSNTRRAATRALAQIGSNKAIAALISALEDQDGSVRFNAAEALGQIGSEQVTYPLISALQDKDSSVRLSAAEALGQTGNSKAIKPLISALNDRDSHVRRRALGALERICSGKNITHLVLALENKDSHVRRATVQALGRIGSDRALNALISALQDKDSSVRRIAVEVLGRVRGSKALDVLISALQDKDSSVRRIAVEELEKINSNKVTDELVPMLKDKDIDVRLSAAKVLGKTGNKEAIDTLISELQHKDYRIRKRVTLLLRQIDANSRVIDALISALSDEGIDVRSSALSALAEINDDKVADAFISMPKNGLWFESINFRSKLSRTVKMFCNDRIVDFAISLLKNGDDHERSLAVGILSRSQSSRAIDALISVLKDQDRRLRVKAAVVLGRHCNEEAIDVLILALRSRDEEIAEVLNEIDNIICLERSLQLLQPALIYRSDIFLLLRSWAIRFRKVSSSHIPAYPELIRKSETVDSMEE is encoded by the coding sequence ATGCAGAAGAAAATCCTGGTTCTGGTATCAAATCCTGAGGGAACGACTTCCCTAAATCTTCCGCTGGAGTTGAAGAAGTTGCAGGAGGCGGTGGAGCGATCGAAGCAGCGGGATTATTTCACGGTTGTCATAAAGTTTGCTGCGACTAAAACCGATTTGCGGCGACACATTTTGGATGAAAGACCCCAAATCATTCACTTTTGCGGACATGCTTCTCAGCAAGGGCTGTGGCTGGACAATCTGGGCGGGAAGGTTGAACTGGCAAGCAATGAGTTCTTGACTAACTTACTCAGACCCTTTGCCGATCGCATTGAGTGTGTTGTCCTCAACGCCTGTGATTCAGAGCATCTGGCGAATGATCTGGGGCAGCACCTTAACTATGCGATCGGGATGAATCGGGAAGTTCGGGATGATGCGGCGATCGAGTTTGCGGAAGCGTTTTATGATGCTCTGGGGGCGGGAGAAACCTATGAGCTGGCGTTTGAGCTGGGCAGCAATGCGATGCGCGATATTGCTGCGTTTCGTAGGAGTGACACTCGTAAAGCTGAAGTGGATCAGCAGGGTCAACCTGTGGCGGCTCAGAACTTGGAGCATTTGATTCCCGTTATCAAAGTTAATCCTAATCCGAGGCACATTAAGTCTTTGTGGCTGAGTCCAGAGGTGGAGCGGGATGCGGTGCGGGAGTTGTTGAAGGCGATCGAAAGTGGGTTTAATACAATTCGGCTGTTTCATACCCGCGAGGAAGTTGTGCTGGCGGATCAGTACATTCCGGTTCAGGTAACGCTGGAGCGACGGTATCAGCATTCGGTGGAGACGATCGGCGGCTATGCGGAATCGGAGGCGGAACTGCGGCGTATTTATGCCATGAAGGGCATGGGGGAGGAGGAAATTAAACGTCAGCAGGTGGATTGGCAGGAAGCCCGCAAGCAAGAGTCGCGGATTGTCGTTTTGGCAGATCCGGGCATGGGGAAGTCTACGCTGCTGCGACGGGAAGTGGGCATTACGATTCAGCAGGCTTATCAGTCATTGGAGCAGGATAGACCGCTGGACGAAACGATCGTTCCTTTTTTGATTCGGCTCTCGACGCTGGCGGATGAAATTGACGTTATGACGATCGAGGAGGCAATTCTGAAGGTGATGCAGGAGCGGCATTCTAATCTGCTGAAACATCACGAGAAGCCGGAGGTGATGACGTTTCTGAATGGGTTTCTGAAGCGACAGTTGTTGGGCGGTAAGGGGTTGCTGCTGCTGGATGCGCTGGATGAAGTGCCGAACGAGAAACGGCTGAAGCTGCTGGAAAAGCTGAATCTGTTTGCCAACGACTATCCGAACTGCCCGATCGTGGGAACGTCGCGAATTGTGGGCTATGGGGGCAGACTGGTGGATGGGGCAAAGGATATGGAAATTGTGCCCTTTAGTCAGCGGGAAACGGAGGAGTATATTCGCAAGTGGTTTAAGAACGCGCAGGACACGATCCAGGATAAGCAGGCAAAGGCGCAGGGACTGATTCAGGCGTTGCGAGAACGTCCCCAACTGGCAGGACTGGCACAAAATCCGCTCCTGCTCTCGTTGATTTGTAGTTTGTTTCAGCACGACCATCTCACCTTCCCTGCCCGACGCAGCCAAATTTATGAGGAAGCTGTCACCTACATGCTACAGGGGTGGCACGGTGACAATCGGAGGCAAAGACCACAAGATGGGCAGGTCTTAGGCAAAATTAAACTGCTTGAAAAACTGGCTTACCAATTGAGTTGTAAGGAGTCACAGGTTTTCTCAGCATCAGAACTGCGACAGGAAATTGAGGATTATTTAAGACCGAGAAATCCAACTAATTTGGATGAAAGAGTCAATCAATTGATCAACGAACTCTCTGAACAGGATGGCATTCTGCAAAAGCTCAACCCTAGTGAGCGAAATCCCAGGCGGCATCAATACATCTTCTTACACCGCACCTTCCAGGAGTACTTCACTGCTTCCTACCTCAATCAGGAAATTGAGAGCGATCGCCTTACAGGAATTCAACTCGTTAAACAATATTTCTGGAATTACGACTGGCACGAATCCCTGATTTTGATAGCAGGCTTGATGGAAAAGCCAATGCTACTAATTGAAGCGATCGCTACCCAAAAAGACGATATCTTCAAAACCCAGTTACTTCTGGCGGGTCAGTGTCTTGCCGAGTGCGGCGAACTTTCAAATGCAAGGGTTGATGAGATAATCGATCAGATTTATGAGTTCTGGTTGGCTTATCCAGATGCTGAATTTATTCGATCGGTTTTGATAGCAGTTGGTCAGGTTTACGAAGAGGTTGTAGAAAAGTTGTCTCAGGCACTCAATCATAAAGAACGAAACGTTAGATTGGAAGCAGTAAAAGCACTGAGACGAGTTGGAACTAATAAAGCACTTGATGCTCTCATGCTAACCCTCGAAAATAGGGACAGTTACATCAGAAATGGTGTTTTAGATGCACTAGAAAAAAACGGTACTAGCAAAGCCATTGGGCTTCTTATTTCATTACTTAAAGACGAAAATAGTTATGTTAGAGGAATGGCAGCAGAAAAATTAGGACAAATTAGAGACAACAGAGCCGTAGAGCCTCTCATCTCTGTTCTCAACGATGAAGATGGCTACGTTAGGAGAACAGCACTAGCAGCACTAGGGAAGATCGGAAATGACAATGCCACTGAGCTACTCATCTCTGCCCTTAAGGATCAAGATAGCAATACTAGAAGAGCTGCAACAAGAGCACTAGCACAAATCGGCAGTAATAAAGCTATCGCTGCTCTCATCTCTGCGCTTGAAGACCAGGATGGTAGTGTTAGGTTCAATGCAGCAGAAGCCTTAGGACAAATTGGTAGTGAACAAGTAACCTATCCTCTTATCTCAGCTCTTCAAGATAAAGATAGCAGTGTTAGGTTAAGTGCAGCGGAAGCATTGGGGCAAACTGGAAACAGCAAAGCTATTAAGCCTCTTATCTCAGCTCTCAACGATAGGGATAGCCATGTTAGGAGAAGAGCACTAGGGGCATTAGAGCGAATTTGCAGTGGAAAAAATATTACTCATCTTGTTTTAGCTCTCGAAAATAAGGATAGCCATGTCAGAAGGGCGACGGTACAAGCATTAGGAAGAATAGGGAGCGACAGAGCACTAAATGCTCTCATCTCAGCTCTTCAAGATAAGGACAGCAGTGTTAGAAGAATTGCAGTGGAAGTACTAGGAAGAGTACGGGGTAGCAAAGCACTAGATGTTCTCATCTCAGCTCTTCAAGATAAGGACAGCAGTGTCAGAAGAATTGCAGTGGAAGAGCTAGAAAAAATTAATAGTAACAAAGTGACTGATGAACTTGTTCCAATGCTGAAAGATAAGGATATAGATGTCAGATTAAGCGCGGCTAAAGTCTTAGGTAAAACTGGTAACAAAGAAGCGATTGACACTCTTATCTCAGAACTACAACACAAAGACTATAGAATTAGAAAAAGAGTTACATTACTGTTAAGACAAATTGATGCTAACAGCAGAGTAATTGATGCTCTCATATCAGCGCTTAGTGATGAAGGTATAGATGTTCGATCTAGCGCTTTATCAGCATTAGCAGAAATTAATGATGATAAGGTTGCTGATGCTTTTATTTCAATGCCTAAAAATGGACTATGGTTTGAATCGATAAACTTTAGATCAAAGTTGTCCAGAACGGTAAAAATGTTTTGCAATGATAGAATTGTTGATTTTGCTATCTCACTGCTTAAAAATGGAGATGATCATGAAAGATCACTTGCAGTGGGGATATTGAGCAGAAGTCAAAGTAGCAGAGCGATCGATGCCCTTATCTCAGTTCTTAAGGATCAAGACAGAAGACTTAGAGTAAAAGCAGCAGTAGTACTAGGAAGACATTGTAATGAAGAGGCGATTGATGTTCTCATCTTAGCGCTGAGATCTAGAGATGAAGAGATAGCAGAAGTTCTAAACGAGATAGACAATATCATTTGTTTAGAACGATCGCTTCAGTTACTACAACCTGCTTTAATTTACCGCTCAGACATTTTTCTTTTATTAAGAAGCTGGGCAATTCGATTCCGCAAGGTAAGCTCATCTCATATTCCCGCCTATCCAGAATTGATCCGGAAATCTGAAACTGTTGATTCAATGGAGGAGTGA
- a CDS encoding peptidoglycan-binding protein, with translation MTDIIIELCTEINDRDKVGIKASFRGPLRNVPSSTSTAIVNALSQQLIHQLQLLLPNAFASFDDLNVDLLDAAYPYVQTAARQGLQRAIQDRGTKMLVNSCYRTIAQQMLLYNDRHNNSNPVAPPGASNHQTGLAIDIEDARGWEPYLMRYGWNPLPGDPPHFDFQGSGTTDIRSKSILAFQQLWNKNNPNDRIGEDGAFGPQTENALNASPANGFAKAPWDDKPRILKLTQPRMEGSDVERLQDALKKAGINVAVDGEFGPATDKAVKEFQQKKSLTTDGIVGPNTRAVM, from the coding sequence ATGACTGACATTATCATTGAACTCTGTACAGAAATTAACGATCGCGACAAAGTTGGAATCAAAGCCAGTTTTCGGGGACCGCTGCGGAATGTCCCCAGTTCCACTTCAACGGCGATCGTCAACGCCCTATCCCAGCAGTTAATTCATCAGCTGCAACTGCTTCTGCCCAACGCCTTCGCCAGCTTTGACGACCTCAATGTCGATTTGCTGGATGCTGCCTATCCCTATGTGCAAACCGCTGCCCGCCAGGGACTCCAGCGCGCCATCCAGGATCGGGGCACAAAAATGCTGGTTAATTCCTGCTATCGAACGATCGCCCAGCAAATGTTGCTCTACAACGATCGCCACAATAACTCTAATCCTGTTGCACCACCAGGAGCCAGCAATCACCAAACGGGACTGGCGATCGACATTGAAGATGCAAGAGGTTGGGAACCCTACTTAATGCGCTATGGCTGGAATCCGCTGCCCGGCGATCCGCCCCACTTTGACTTTCAGGGAAGCGGCACGACAGACATTCGCAGCAAATCGATCCTGGCATTCCAGCAGCTCTGGAATAAGAACAACCCCAACGACCGGATTGGCGAAGATGGTGCATTTGGACCACAGACGGAAAATGCGCTCAATGCATCGCCGGCAAACGGTTTCGCCAAAGCTCCCTGGGATGACAAACCCAGAATCCTCAAACTCACACAACCCCGCATGGAGGGATCGGATGTGGAGCGCCTGCAAGATGCCTTAAAGAAAGCAGGCATTAATGTTGCTGTGGACGGTGAATTTGGTCCTGCAACGGATAAAGCGGTTAAGGAATTTCAACAAAAGAAAAGCCTGACCACAGATGGCATCGTGGGACCCAATACTCGCGCCGTGATGTAA